Proteins from a genomic interval of Tistrella bauzanensis:
- a CDS encoding methyl-accepting chemotaxis protein has protein sequence MTLTLVLAALVAVVLTITGLRDAVGRADSLEAAYLRSDRTITDLLADQVSGGVQYRKAAGIEAIVQPLLERPDNRLASLAAFDADGGQIASLTDSRLAGVDLAALHGRAAEALNAGRYHDEVTAGHVLLVRPVLAGRDRRMVGSIAAAWSLDTVKAESTEAILGSALTAVVAVLVLVAGLILGLRVLLSRPLTAAVDAMRGLADGRLDTTIAGMDRRDEIGAIAHALVVFRDGMVETERLRAARDQDRAAVEAEKQAALDRLAQDFQTAMGDVVQTVTASSAQMRSTAGALSASAERARDTSSDVVASASATAANVQTVATSTGQLSSAIAEIQNRVAEGLSITGDAVTEAARSNQTVIGLVDAAARIGEVVQLISAIAEQTNLLALNATIEAARAGAAGKGFAVVASEVKSLANQTAQATAQIEAQISEIRTVAGNAAGAISGVGDTIGRISAIVGDIAGAVDRQRSATAEIVDSISRAVTGADAVSQAIGAVSREATDTGSMAHQVLDASTTLVDEGRRLNDRVNNFLGHLRAA, from the coding sequence GTGACATTGACCCTGGTTCTGGCCGCTCTCGTCGCCGTGGTTCTGACGATCACCGGTCTGCGCGACGCCGTCGGCCGCGCAGATTCGCTGGAAGCCGCCTATCTGCGCTCGGACCGGACGATTACCGATCTGCTGGCCGATCAGGTGAGCGGCGGCGTGCAATACAGAAAGGCCGCCGGCATCGAGGCGATCGTACAGCCCCTGCTGGAACGGCCCGACAACCGGCTCGCCAGCCTTGCCGCCTTCGACGCCGATGGCGGACAGATCGCATCGCTGACCGATTCGCGGCTGGCCGGGGTCGATCTCGCCGCCCTGCACGGGCGTGCCGCCGAGGCGCTGAATGCCGGCCGGTATCATGACGAGGTCACTGCCGGCCACGTGCTGCTGGTCCGGCCGGTGCTGGCCGGCCGCGACCGGCGCATGGTCGGCAGCATTGCCGCGGCCTGGTCGCTGGACACGGTGAAGGCGGAATCCACCGAAGCGATTCTCGGCTCGGCACTGACCGCGGTCGTGGCCGTGCTGGTGCTGGTTGCCGGCCTGATCCTTGGGCTGCGGGTGCTGCTGTCCCGGCCGCTGACCGCGGCTGTCGATGCCATGCGCGGTCTGGCCGACGGCCGCCTCGACACGACCATAGCCGGCATGGACCGGCGCGACGAGATCGGTGCCATCGCCCATGCGCTGGTCGTGTTCCGCGACGGCATGGTCGAGACCGAACGGCTGAGAGCCGCGCGCGATCAGGATCGCGCCGCCGTCGAGGCCGAGAAACAGGCGGCGCTCGACCGGCTCGCACAGGATTTCCAGACCGCGATGGGTGATGTCGTCCAGACCGTGACGGCATCCTCGGCCCAGATGCGGTCCACGGCCGGCGCCCTCAGCGCCAGTGCTGAACGGGCCCGCGATACCAGTTCCGATGTCGTGGCCTCGGCCAGCGCCACGGCCGCGAATGTCCAGACCGTCGCCACATCGACCGGACAATTGTCATCGGCGATCGCCGAAATCCAGAACCGGGTTGCCGAAGGCCTGTCGATCACCGGCGATGCCGTGACCGAGGCCGCCCGGTCGAACCAGACCGTGATCGGGCTGGTCGATGCCGCGGCCCGGATCGGCGAAGTCGTGCAGCTGATCAGCGCTATCGCCGAACAGACCAACCTGCTGGCGCTGAACGCCACCATCGAGGCCGCGCGCGCCGGTGCCGCCGGCAAGGGCTTCGCGGTGGTGGCGTCCGAGGTGAAATCCCTGGCCAACCAGACGGCACAGGCGACGGCGCAGATCGAGGCCCAGATCAGCGAAATCCGCACTGTGGCCGGTAATGCCGCGGGGGCGATCAGCGGTGTCGGCGACACCATCGGGCGGATCAGCGCGATCGTGGGCGACATCGCCGGCGCCGTCGACCGCCAGCGCTCCGCCACCGCCGAGATCGTGGACTCTATCAGCCGCGCAGTGACCGGTGCCGATGCGGTAAGCCAGGCCATCGGTGCTGTATCGCGTGAGGCCACGGATACCGGCAGCATGGCGCATCAGGTGCTGGACGCCTCCACCACACTGGTCGATGAGGGCCGGCGGTTGAATGACCGGGTCAACAACTTCCTGGGCCATCTGCGCGCCGCCTGA
- a CDS encoding ArgE/DapE family deacylase: MTDTIQAGSAAPEATSKLDPALTDAILTAVKEGFSDQVAFTQDLIRMPSVRGREHTAQDFVARALRDRGLAVDRWAIDVNEISHHPGFSPVAVDYQNALNVVGTHRPRNETGRSLILNGHIDVVPEGPHEMWTNPPYEPVVEGDWLYGRGSGDMKAGIAANVFALDALRRLGYQPAATVYVQSVTEEECTGNGALACLVRGYRADAAIIPEPEDEKLVRANVGVIWFKVKVRGIPVHVREAGSGANAIEAAFRLMQALRRLEADWNTRKGAYRYFEDLDHPINLNFGRIEGGDWASSVPAWCTFDCRIALYPGVNPRDAAAEIEACLKDAAASDAFLANNPPEVDYNGFFAEGYVLEEGSAAEKTLNRAHARSFGRSLESFVTPSYLDGRVFVLYGDCPCLVYGPFSDNIHGFDERVSLASIERVTGTIALFIAEWCGLEPITP, from the coding sequence ATGACCGATACCATCCAGGCCGGCAGCGCGGCGCCCGAAGCGACGTCGAAACTCGATCCGGCCCTGACCGACGCGATCCTGACGGCGGTGAAAGAGGGCTTCAGCGATCAGGTTGCCTTCACGCAGGATCTGATCCGCATGCCGTCGGTGCGCGGACGCGAGCATACCGCGCAGGATTTCGTGGCTCGCGCATTGAGGGATCGCGGGCTTGCCGTCGACCGTTGGGCGATCGACGTGAACGAGATCAGCCATCATCCCGGCTTCTCACCGGTCGCGGTCGATTATCAGAACGCCCTGAATGTCGTCGGCACCCATCGGCCGCGCAACGAAACCGGCCGCTCGCTGATCCTGAACGGTCATATCGACGTCGTGCCGGAAGGCCCGCACGAGATGTGGACCAACCCGCCTTACGAGCCGGTGGTCGAGGGCGACTGGCTGTATGGCCGCGGATCAGGCGATATGAAGGCCGGCATCGCCGCCAATGTCTTCGCGCTGGATGCCCTGCGCCGGCTGGGCTATCAGCCCGCCGCCACGGTCTATGTCCAGTCGGTGACGGAAGAGGAATGCACCGGCAATGGTGCCTTGGCCTGCCTGGTGCGCGGCTATCGCGCTGATGCGGCCATCATCCCCGAGCCCGAGGATGAGAAGCTGGTGCGCGCCAATGTCGGCGTGATCTGGTTCAAGGTGAAGGTGCGCGGCATCCCCGTCCATGTCCGCGAAGCGGGGTCTGGCGCCAATGCGATCGAGGCCGCCTTCCGGCTGATGCAGGCGCTGCGCCGGCTGGAGGCCGACTGGAACACGCGCAAGGGTGCCTATCGCTATTTCGAGGATCTGGACCACCCGATCAATCTGAATTTCGGGCGCATCGAGGGCGGCGACTGGGCATCGTCAGTGCCGGCCTGGTGCACCTTCGATTGTCGGATCGCGCTCTATCCCGGCGTCAATCCGCGTGATGCCGCCGCCGAGATCGAGGCCTGCCTGAAGGATGCCGCCGCCAGCGACGCCTTCCTGGCCAACAACCCGCCCGAGGTCGACTATAACGGCTTCTTCGCCGAAGGTTACGTGCTGGAAGAAGGCAGCGCCGCCGAAAAGACCCTCAACCGCGCCCATGCCCGCAGCTTCGGCCGCAGCCTTGAGAGCTTCGTGACCCCGAGCTATCTCGACGGCCGGGTGTTCGTGCTCTATGGCGATTGCCCCTGCCTGGTCTATGGTCCGTTCTCCGACAACATCCACGGCTTCGACGAGCGGGTGTCTCTCGCCTCGATTGAGCGGGTGACCGGCACGATTGCGCTGTTCATCGCCGAATGGTGCGGATTGGAGCCGATCACGCCGTAA
- a CDS encoding LysR family transcriptional regulator, with protein MSVPALATVDLKLLSVFLAVVRSGGFAPAQAVLNVSASTISIQIATLEKRLGVTLCRRGRGGFALTEEGRRVHEAAQALFGHLEDFRTHLGNLGLGGALVGRLTVAVMENLITHPDFSLSRLIARFKALAPDVRLTVDTAAPARLEEMVIGGASHLAIGYFPRRLAQFHYARVCDVEMELCVGEGHPLFDAPAVTPQMVRAAEHAHRGYVSVEQTPDAHRGFVFTADAHSVEALAILVLSGRYLAFLPTHFTRRPSYAARIRPLLPQLYSYRSDMQLIWSRAAPVTAPAARFRDLVLEDAARIAGGV; from the coding sequence ATGTCCGTGCCGGCCCTGGCGACGGTCGATCTGAAGCTGCTCAGTGTGTTTCTGGCGGTCGTGCGCAGTGGCGGCTTTGCGCCGGCCCAGGCGGTGCTGAATGTCAGCGCGTCGACGATCAGCATCCAGATCGCGACCCTGGAGAAACGCCTGGGGGTCACCCTGTGTCGGCGCGGGCGGGGCGGTTTCGCGCTGACCGAGGAGGGGCGCCGGGTGCACGAGGCGGCCCAGGCGCTGTTCGGGCATCTTGAGGATTTCCGCACCCATCTTGGCAATCTGGGTCTGGGCGGTGCGCTGGTCGGGCGGCTGACGGTCGCGGTGATGGAGAATCTGATCACCCATCCGGATTTCAGCCTCAGCCGGCTGATCGCGCGCTTCAAGGCGCTGGCGCCGGATGTGCGGCTGACCGTCGACACCGCCGCACCCGCGCGGCTGGAGGAAATGGTGATCGGCGGTGCCAGCCATCTGGCGATCGGCTATTTCCCGCGCCGCCTGGCTCAGTTCCATTATGCGCGGGTCTGTGACGTCGAGATGGAACTCTGCGTGGGCGAGGGGCATCCGCTGTTCGATGCCCCGGCGGTGACCCCGCAGATGGTGCGGGCGGCAGAACACGCCCATCGCGGCTATGTCTCGGTGGAGCAGACGCCCGATGCCCATCGCGGCTTTGTGTTCACCGCCGATGCCCACAGCGTCGAGGCGCTGGCCATCCTTGTTCTGTCAGGTCGTTATCTGGCTTTCCTGCCCACCCACTTCACCCGCAGACCAAGCTATGCCGCCCGGATCCGGCCACTTCTGCCGCAGCTTTACAGCTATCGATCCGACATGCAGTTGATCTGGAGCCGCGCCGCGCCGGTCACCGCACCCGCGGCTCGATTTCGCGACCTTGTGCTTGAGGATGCGGCGCGAATCGCCGGTGGCGTGTGA
- the cysW gene encoding sulfate ABC transporter permease subunit CysW has product MTQTDRIATATTAAPGTVPQAWQGVAGTGWLRRLLIALALLLSAMVLVLPLAVIFAQAFAAGIGGWASNIIAPDTLHAIWLTILTAIVVVPINIGFGIAAAWAIAKFTFPGRKLLMTVIELPFSISPVVAGVAYLFVYGAQGLLGPALEEAGVQVMFTIPAIFLVSLFVTSPFVARELVPLMQAQGTDEEEAAITLGASGIKTFLRVTLPNIKWALLYGAILCNARVMGEFGAVSVVSGNIRGQTNTLPLQVELLYNDYNAIGAFAAASTLTVLALVTIFAKVIVERRAEGAIRRRGGGH; this is encoded by the coding sequence ATGACCCAGACCGACCGGATCGCAACCGCGACCACAGCCGCCCCCGGTACAGTCCCCCAGGCCTGGCAGGGCGTCGCCGGCACCGGCTGGCTGCGACGCCTGCTGATCGCCCTGGCCCTGCTGCTGTCGGCGATGGTCCTGGTGCTGCCGCTGGCGGTGATTTTCGCCCAGGCCTTCGCCGCCGGCATCGGCGGCTGGGCCAGCAACATCATCGCCCCCGACACCCTGCACGCCATCTGGCTGACCATCCTGACCGCCATCGTGGTGGTGCCGATCAATATCGGCTTCGGGATCGCCGCCGCCTGGGCGATCGCCAAATTCACCTTCCCCGGCCGCAAGCTGCTGATGACGGTGATCGAGCTGCCGTTCTCGATCTCGCCGGTCGTGGCCGGCGTCGCCTATCTGTTCGTCTATGGCGCGCAGGGCCTGCTGGGGCCTGCGCTGGAGGAAGCCGGCGTGCAGGTGATGTTCACGATCCCCGCGATCTTTCTGGTCAGCCTGTTCGTGACCAGCCCGTTCGTCGCCCGCGAACTGGTGCCGCTGATGCAGGCCCAGGGCACCGACGAGGAAGAGGCCGCGATCACCCTTGGCGCGTCGGGCATCAAGACCTTTCTGCGCGTGACCCTGCCCAACATCAAATGGGCGCTGCTCTATGGCGCCATTCTGTGCAATGCGCGGGTGATGGGTGAATTCGGCGCGGTGTCGGTGGTGTCGGGCAATATCCGCGGCCAGACCAACACCCTGCCCCTGCAGGTGGAACTGCTCTACAACGACTATAACGCGATCGGCGCCTTCGCCGCCGCATCGACCCTGACCGTGCTCGCCCTGGTGACCATCTTCGCCAAGGTGATCGTGGAACGCCGCGCCGAGGGCGCGATCCGCCGCCGGGGTGGCGGGCACTGA
- the cysT gene encoding sulfate ABC transporter permease subunit CysT, with the protein MATALRSSRGVLPGFGLTLGITLFYTAIIVALPILALVMKAASLGPAEFWAVVSSRRAVATYQVTLTAAGGATLFNALFGLLLAWVLVRYRFPGRRLLDALVDLPFALPTAVAGIALANLLAPTGWLGAPLADLGLKVAYTPLGIAVAMAFTSIPFVVRTVQPVLEDLSREAEEAAHSLGARDRAIFGRVILPAILPAFLAGAALAFARSLGEFGGVIFIAGNRPFQTEITSLLTYIRLEEYDYPAAAAIATVILAGAFVMLLMINVLQFWASRHNGRG; encoded by the coding sequence ATGGCCACTGCCTTGCGTTCATCCCGCGGCGTCCTGCCGGGCTTCGGCCTGACACTCGGCATCACGCTGTTCTACACCGCGATCATCGTGGCGCTGCCGATCCTGGCGCTGGTGATGAAGGCGGCCAGCCTCGGCCCAGCCGAGTTCTGGGCGGTGGTGAGTTCGCGCCGGGCGGTGGCCACCTATCAGGTGACGCTGACCGCCGCCGGCGGCGCCACGCTGTTCAACGCCCTGTTCGGGCTGCTGCTGGCCTGGGTGCTGGTGCGCTATCGCTTTCCCGGCCGCCGGCTGCTGGATGCCCTGGTCGACCTGCCCTTCGCCCTGCCGACAGCCGTGGCCGGCATCGCGCTGGCCAATCTGCTGGCGCCCACCGGCTGGCTGGGCGCGCCGCTCGCCGATCTGGGGCTGAAGGTCGCCTATACGCCGCTGGGCATCGCGGTCGCCATGGCCTTCACCAGCATCCCCTTCGTGGTGCGGACCGTGCAACCGGTGCTGGAAGACCTGTCACGAGAGGCCGAGGAAGCCGCCCATTCGCTGGGCGCGCGTGACCGGGCGATCTTCGGCCGGGTGATCCTGCCGGCGATCCTGCCGGCCTTTCTGGCCGGAGCCGCGCTGGCCTTCGCCCGCAGCCTGGGCGAATTCGGCGGCGTGATCTTCATTGCCGGCAACCGGCCGTTCCAGACCGAAATCACCTCACTTCTGACCTATATCCGCCTGGAAGAATACGACTATCCGGCCGCTGCCGCGATCGCGACCGTCATTCTGGCGGGCGCCTTCGTGATGCTGCTGATGATCAATGTCCTGCAGTTCTGGGCCTCGCGCCACAATGGGCGCGGATAG
- a CDS encoding sulfate ABC transporter substrate-binding protein — MKRLAFAAALAIGLAAGAPARAAETDALLNASYDIARELFAEINESFVPAWKDQTGTTITVNQSHAGTSRQARAILEGLKADVVTFNQVTDIDFLVTHGGLIQPGWQNEFPNQASPWYSMPSFLVRKGNPKNIKDWSDLVRDGVEVVFPNPKTSGNARYTYLAAYAFGLDKFGGDVARTDEFVSQIFGHVAVFDTGGRGATTTFVERGIGDVLITFEAETNLIRKEYGEDSYEVVTPSQSLIAEFPVAVVDKVVDDRGSRKAAEGYLNFLYSKPGQEIAARRYNRVVDEEIAAKYADQFPELKLVRIEDVFGSWDKIQAEHFKEGAKLDQLFAAQNR, encoded by the coding sequence ATGAAGCGCCTTGCTTTCGCCGCCGCCCTCGCGATCGGTCTTGCCGCCGGCGCGCCGGCGCGGGCCGCCGAGACCGACGCCCTGCTGAACGCGTCGTATGACATCGCCCGCGAATTGTTCGCCGAGATCAATGAGAGCTTCGTTCCGGCCTGGAAGGATCAGACCGGTACCACGATCACGGTCAACCAGTCCCATGCCGGCACCTCGCGCCAGGCCCGCGCTATCCTGGAAGGGCTCAAGGCCGATGTCGTGACATTCAATCAGGTCACCGATATTGACTTTCTGGTGACGCATGGCGGGTTGATCCAGCCGGGCTGGCAGAACGAGTTCCCCAATCAGGCCTCGCCCTGGTATTCGATGCCATCCTTCCTGGTCCGTAAGGGCAATCCCAAGAACATCAAGGATTGGTCGGATCTCGTCCGCGACGGCGTGGAGGTGGTGTTCCCGAACCCCAAGACCTCAGGCAATGCGCGCTATACCTATCTGGCCGCCTATGCGTTCGGGCTGGACAAGTTCGGCGGCGACGTCGCCCGGACTGATGAGTTCGTCTCGCAGATCTTCGGCCATGTCGCGGTGTTCGACACCGGCGGACGCGGCGCCACCACCACCTTCGTCGAACGCGGCATCGGCGACGTTCTGATCACGTTCGAGGCCGAAACCAACCTGATCCGCAAGGAATATGGCGAGGACAGTTACGAGGTCGTCACCCCGTCGCAGAGCCTGATCGCCGAGTTCCCGGTGGCGGTGGTCGACAAGGTCGTCGACGATCGCGGCAGCCGCAAGGCCGCCGAAGGCTATCTGAACTTCCTGTACAGCAAGCCCGGCCAGGAAATCGCCGCCCGCCGCTATAACCGCGTGGTCGATGAAGAGATCGCCGCCAAGTATGCCGACCAGTTCCCTGAGCTGAAGCTGGTGCGGATCGAAGACGTGTTCGGCAGCTGGGACAAGATCCAGGCCGAGCATTTCAAGGAAGGCGCCAAGCTGGACCAGCTGTTCGCCGCCCAGAACCGCTGA
- a CDS encoding FAD/NAD(P)-binding protein: MATKGTTIAIIGAGFSGALLAVHLLDRCRQQDKILLVERNSQFGRGVAYATGNPHHLLNVRAGNMSAFPDQPDHFIRWLDSHAGTLGPCEPTGRDGFVPRRIYGSYIQDLIADRIWGCGKAMNLQLIHDSAVGLEPAPGGGFMMQVDGGRRYAVDAAVLALGNFPPGRDLVPSPAYAADPWAPGALEGIDRDATVMLIGTGLTAVDVVISLLDRGHRGPIHAISRRGLLPRAHAPVPAPLPSLDPATAPPQLSALLHAVRRAARQAEADLAAQGRGGGWRAVIDGLRPVTQSLWRGLDTTEQQRFLRHLRPWWDSHRHRMAPDVATRIGDARARGQLLVRAMRIRARHIDADRAAFDLVPRGGGPAERVIAARAVDCTGPGGNLAHTAEPVLAGLFRCGHIRADTLALGLDVDDDLRLIDAHGRADRRLAAVGPLTKGVFWESTAVPDIRNQVAALAAGLAAELMSNTQTEYVI, from the coding sequence ATGGCGACCAAAGGGACCACGATCGCGATCATCGGTGCCGGCTTCAGCGGCGCCCTGCTGGCGGTGCATCTTCTGGACCGCTGCCGGCAGCAGGACAAGATCCTGCTGGTGGAGCGCAACAGCCAGTTCGGCCGCGGTGTCGCCTATGCGACCGGCAACCCCCATCATCTGCTGAACGTCCGCGCCGGCAATATGAGCGCCTTTCCAGACCAGCCCGACCACTTCATCCGCTGGCTGGACAGCCATGCCGGCACGCTGGGGCCATGCGAACCCACCGGCCGCGACGGCTTCGTGCCGCGGCGGATCTATGGCTCGTATATCCAGGATCTGATCGCCGACCGGATCTGGGGCTGCGGCAAGGCCATGAACCTGCAGCTGATCCATGACAGCGCGGTCGGCCTGGAGCCGGCGCCGGGCGGGGGATTCATGATGCAGGTCGATGGTGGCCGGCGCTATGCGGTCGATGCGGCGGTGCTGGCGCTGGGCAATTTTCCGCCCGGCCGTGATCTCGTTCCAAGCCCGGCCTATGCCGCAGACCCCTGGGCGCCAGGGGCTCTGGAGGGCATCGATCGCGATGCAACCGTGATGCTGATCGGCACCGGGCTGACGGCGGTCGACGTGGTGATCAGCCTGCTGGATCGCGGTCATCGCGGTCCGATCCATGCCATCTCGCGGCGCGGGCTTCTGCCACGCGCTCATGCGCCGGTGCCGGCACCGCTGCCCTCGCTCGATCCGGCAACAGCCCCACCGCAGTTGAGCGCGCTGCTGCATGCCGTGCGCCGGGCAGCACGGCAGGCCGAGGCCGATCTGGCCGCCCAAGGCCGTGGCGGCGGTTGGCGGGCGGTGATCGATGGCCTGCGACCCGTGACCCAGAGCCTGTGGCGCGGGCTGGACACGACTGAGCAACAACGCTTCCTGCGCCATCTGCGGCCCTGGTGGGACAGCCACCGCCACCGGATGGCACCGGATGTGGCAACGCGGATCGGCGATGCCCGCGCCCGTGGCCAGTTGCTGGTCCGCGCGATGCGCATCCGCGCCCGTCATATCGACGCCGACCGAGCCGCCTTCGATCTGGTGCCACGCGGCGGCGGTCCTGCCGAACGGGTGATCGCCGCCCGCGCGGTCGACTGCACCGGCCCCGGCGGCAATCTGGCCCATACCGCCGAACCGGTGCTGGCCGGCCTGTTCCGGTGCGGGCATATCCGGGCCGACACCCTGGCGCTGGGGCTGGATGTCGACGACGATCTGCGCCTGATCGATGCCCATGGCCGGGCCGATCGGCGGCTGGCCGCGGTGGGGCCGCTGACCAAGGGCGTGTTCTGGGAAAGCACGGCGGTGCCTGATATCCGCAATCAGGTCGCAGCGCTCGCCGCCGGTCTGGCCGCGGAACTGATGTCAAATACACAAACCGAATACGTTATATAA
- the ssb gene encoding single-stranded DNA-binding protein, with amino-acid sequence MAGSVNKVILIGNLGRDPEVRSTQDGMKIVNLAIATSENWRDRQSGERRERTEWHRVVIFNERLAEVAEKFLRKGSKVYVEGALQTRKWTDQQGQEKYTTEVVLQRFRGELTMLDGRGEGGGGGGGAGGGGGGDDEFGGGGAGGGGFGGGNRRGGGGAGGGRGGAGGQGGGGQGGGFGGGYDDYGSDYGGGSGSGGGAGGRGGAGGGAGGGGNDLDDEIPF; translated from the coding sequence ATGGCGGGCAGCGTCAACAAGGTGATCCTGATCGGCAATCTGGGCCGTGACCCCGAGGTCCGGAGCACCCAGGACGGCATGAAGATCGTGAACCTTGCCATCGCGACCAGCGAGAACTGGCGCGATCGGCAGAGCGGCGAGCGCCGCGAGCGGACCGAATGGCACCGTGTGGTGATCTTCAACGAGCGTCTGGCCGAGGTTGCCGAGAAATTCCTGCGCAAGGGCTCGAAGGTCTATGTCGAGGGGGCCTTGCAGACCCGGAAATGGACCGATCAGCAGGGCCAGGAGAAGTATACCACCGAGGTGGTGCTCCAGCGCTTCCGCGGGGAGCTGACCATGCTCGACGGCCGCGGCGAAGGCGGCGGCGGTGGCGGCGGCGCAGGCGGCGGCGGTGGCGGCGACGATGAATTCGGCGGCGGCGGCGCAGGCGGCGGCGGCTTCGGTGGCGGCAACCGTCGCGGCGGCGGCGGTGCCGGCGGTGGTCGTGGCGGCGCCGGTGGCCAGGGCGGTGGTGGCCAGGGCGGTGGCTTCGGCGGCGGCTATGACGATTACGGTTCGGATTACGGCGGCGGCAGCGGCAGCGGCGGTGGTGCCGGCGGCCGGGGTGGCGCCGGTGGTGGCGCCGGCGGTGGCGGCAACGATCTGGACGACGAAATTCCGTTCTGA
- a CDS encoding aldo/keto reductase has translation MTARRRLGSNGPLVSAIGLGCMGMSQSYGPTDDAQSIATLHHAIEIGCTFLDTAEVYGPFVNESLIGRALAGTTSTGPLRDRVVLATKFGWRIEGGRPTGVDSRPERIIAAVDGSLGRLGTDRIDLLYQHRVDPAVPIEDVAGTVADLVKAGKVKHFGLSEAGARTIDRAHAVHPVAALQSEYSLWERDIETDILPTLRRLGIALVPFAPLGRGFLTGTIGRAEDHPEGDRRRTDPRLMGANYDANVRAASIVREIAAAHDATPGRVALAWLLARGEDVIPIPGTRRISHLDDNWAALDLTLTPDDIARLDAALPPGVTAGPRYGEREMAYLDR, from the coding sequence ATGACCGCCCGACGCCGCCTTGGCAGCAATGGCCCCCTGGTTTCCGCCATCGGCCTCGGCTGCATGGGCATGAGCCAGTCCTATGGACCGACCGACGATGCCCAGTCGATTGCAACCCTTCACCACGCCATCGAGATCGGCTGCACATTCCTCGATACCGCCGAGGTTTACGGGCCGTTCGTGAACGAAAGCCTGATTGGTCGGGCGCTGGCCGGCACCACATCGACCGGTCCCCTGCGTGACCGGGTGGTTCTGGCGACCAAGTTCGGCTGGCGGATCGAGGGCGGTCGCCCGACCGGGGTCGACAGCCGGCCCGAGCGGATCATCGCGGCGGTCGACGGCTCGCTCGGCCGCCTTGGCACCGACCGGATCGACCTGCTCTATCAGCATCGCGTCGACCCGGCGGTGCCGATCGAGGATGTGGCCGGCACGGTCGCCGATCTGGTCAAGGCCGGCAAGGTCAAGCATTTCGGCCTGTCGGAAGCGGGCGCCCGCACCATCGATCGCGCCCATGCGGTGCATCCGGTCGCGGCCCTGCAAAGCGAATATTCGCTGTGGGAACGCGACATCGAAACCGACATTCTGCCGACGCTCCGCCGGCTGGGCATCGCCCTGGTGCCGTTCGCGCCACTGGGTCGCGGCTTCCTGACCGGCACCATCGGCCGTGCCGAAGACCACCCGGAAGGCGACCGGCGGCGGACCGACCCCCGGTTGATGGGCGCCAATTACGACGCCAATGTCAGGGCCGCATCGATCGTGCGCGAGATCGCCGCCGCCCATGACGCCACCCCGGGCCGGGTGGCGTTGGCCTGGCTGCTGGCGCGGGGCGAGGATGTGATCCCGATCCCGGGCACCCGGCGGATCAGCCATCTGGACGACAACTGGGCGGCGCTTGACCTGACGCTCACCCCTGATGACATCGCCCGGCTGGATGCCGCCCTGCCACCCGGCGTCACCGCCGGCCCGCGCTATGGTGAACGCGAAATGGCCTATCTGGACCGGTAA
- a CDS encoding MarR family winged helix-turn-helix transcriptional regulator has product MTSDQDPLNLDAQLCFALYGASLAMTKLYRPALDRLGLTYPQYLVMLALWESDDVTVGELGRRLGLDSGTLTPLLKRMEAAGLVSRRRDRDDERQVRVVLTDAGHGLKNRARHIPEQMFCAMGMSPVELAQLRARLKTLQARLAEAAAGAGDGAAD; this is encoded by the coding sequence ATGACCAGTGACCAGGATCCGCTGAACCTCGATGCCCAGCTTTGCTTCGCGCTGTATGGCGCGTCGCTGGCGATGACCAAGCTGTACCGACCGGCACTCGACCGGCTGGGCCTGACCTATCCGCAGTATCTGGTGATGCTTGCCCTGTGGGAGAGTGATGACGTCACCGTCGGCGAGCTTGGGCGGCGGCTCGGCCTCGACTCCGGTACATTGACGCCGTTGCTGAAGCGGATGGAGGCGGCCGGGCTGGTCAGCCGCCGCCGTGATCGCGACGATGAACGCCAGGTGCGGGTGGTGTTGACCGATGCGGGCCACGGCCTGAAGAACCGGGCGCGGCACATCCCTGAGCAGATGTTCTGTGCGATGGGCATGTCGCCTGTGGAACTTGCCCAGTTGCGGGCAAGATTGAAGACGTTGCAGGCGCGGTTGGCGGAGGCGGCGGCCGGGGCCGGAGATGGCGCCGCCGACTGA
- a CDS encoding organic hydroperoxide resistance protein, with amino-acid sequence MQTLYTAHATVTGGRDGRATSNDGQIDLAVAMPPELGGNGKGTNPEQLFAAGYAACFLSALKLVAGQKGVKLGADANVEAAVSIGKDETSFGLAVVLTATLPGVDGDVAHGLVEAAHQVCPYSKATRGNIAVELKVA; translated from the coding sequence ATGCAGACCCTCTACACTGCCCATGCCACTGTGACCGGCGGCCGTGACGGCCGCGCGACGAGCAATGACGGCCAGATCGATCTGGCGGTGGCGATGCCGCCGGAACTGGGCGGCAACGGCAAGGGCACCAATCCGGAGCAGCTGTTCGCGGCCGGCTATGCCGCCTGTTTCCTGTCGGCGCTGAAGCTGGTGGCCGGTCAGAAGGGCGTGAAGCTTGGCGCCGACGCCAATGTCGAAGCGGCGGTGTCGATTGGCAAGGATGAGACCAGCTTCGGTCTGGCGGTGGTGCTGACCGCCACCCTGCCGGGTGTGGATGGCGATGTGGCCCATGGTCTGGTTGAAGCCGCCCATCAGGTGTGCCCCTATTCCAAGGCGACCCGTGGCAATATCGCGGTGGAGCTGAAGGTCGCCTGA